Proteins encoded within one genomic window of Phoenix dactylifera cultivar Barhee BC4 unplaced genomic scaffold, palm_55x_up_171113_PBpolish2nd_filt_p 000658F, whole genome shotgun sequence:
- the LOC103720756 gene encoding uncharacterized protein LOC103720756 — MGGGSSASSSGEEDGDAEWKAAIDSVAAVNFGVSTSNRPATPQSVAGGSTAPDDPRNGQLKKSQTPGLKLYQIKAQKLLDDLLEKSLEMVINPIPLSNDIPQSNGGGIQLFRKAPPGIILDPIDTHVQPQKKPRILPGEEIDEKSKKFRCQLQSVVVDGNNIMDAAREACQRSLARFEAKEAAAKAATKKEEERVLELKKVRGEKWLPSIAREMQGKT, encoded by the exons ATGGGCGGCGGCAGTTCGGCGAGCAGCAGTGGGGAGGAGGACGGCGACGCCGAATGGAAGGCGGCCATCGATTCCGTCGCCGCCGTCAACTTCGGCGTCTCCACCTCCAATCGCCCCGCCACGCCCCAATCGGTCGCCGGCGGTTCGACGGCCCCGGACGACCCCCGCAACGGGCAGCTAAAGAAGTCCCAAACCCCTGGTCTCAAGCTCTACcagatcaag GCACAAAAGCTTCTTGATGATCTGTTAGAGAAGAGTCTTGAGATGGTGATAAATCCTATCCCTCTGTCCAATGACATTCCTCAATCAAATGGTGGTGGCATTCAGTTATTCAGAAAAGCACCTCCTGGCATAATTTTGGATCCCATTG ATACACATGTACAACCACAAAAAAAACCAAGAATTCTACCAGGAGAGGAAATTGATGAGAAATCAAAGAAG TTCAGATGCCAACTTCAATCTGTCGTTGTTGATGGCAATAATATTATGGATGCAGCGAGAGAGGCATGCCAGCGATCTTTGGCTAGATTTGAAGCTAAAGAAGCTGCAGCAAAGGCAGCAaccaagaaagaggaagaaagagtttTGGAACTGAAAAAGGTCAGAGGAGAGAAATGGCTTCCTTCCATTGCAAGAGAAATGCAG GGCAAAACTTGA
- the LOC120106836 gene encoding uncharacterized protein LOC120106836 has product MKDRATEVAASKTVANLRSCSAQIVPAYIPTLSTIATKSPISRPTQKILGEMELEFGERDRGQRQLGEFIVVSEEFGFFRVSQRTGPMGWPSPTIEGDAFHITDFTQTVCAMTCVLLIGTVFDIRMPRHGATEDA; this is encoded by the exons ATGAAGGACCGAGCGACCGAGGTGGCGGCGTCGAAGACGGTGGCGAACCTCCGCTCTTGCAGCGCCCAGATCGTCCCCGCGTACATCCCCACTCTCTCCACCATCGCCACCAAAAGCCCCATCAGCCGACCCACACAGAAAATTCTAGGGGAGATGGAATTGGAATTTGGAGAAAGAGATAGGGGACAGCGCCAGCTCGGGGAATTTATTGTGGTCTCAGAAGAATTTGGTTTCTTTCG GGTGTCACAGAGGACTGGGCCAATGGGATGGCCGAGTCCAACTATCGAGGGCGATGCCTTCCACATTACGGATTTTACGCAAACTGTTTGCGCGATGACGTGTGTTCTTTTGATTGGAACAGTTTTCGACATTCGGATGCCACGTCATGGAGCAACGGAGGATGCGTGA